In the Bos mutus isolate GX-2022 chromosome 15, NWIPB_WYAK_1.1, whole genome shotgun sequence genome, atagagcttctccaccttcacctgcaaaaaatataatcaatctaatttcagtattgaccatctggcccTATCTATCTGTAGGttcatctcttgtgctgttggaaaagggtgttcaCTATAactgtgcattttcttggcaaaactctgttagcctttgccctgcttcattttgtattccaaagcCTAACTTgtctattactccaggtatcttgtaacctcctacttttgcattccagtcccctataatgaaaaggacatctttttttggtgttagttttggaaggtcttataggtcttcatagaaccattcaacttcagcttcttcagcattagtgattggggcgtagacttggattactgatatTGTAATGAATTTTgatatgaatggtttgccttggaaacaaacagagatcattttgtcatttttgagattgcacccaagtactgtatttcaggctctcttgttgactatgagagctaattcatttcttctaagggattcttgtccacagtagtagatataatggtcaactgAATTAAATTAGCCCACTacagtccattttacttcactgattcctaaaatgcgatgttcactcttgccatctcctgtttgaccacttctaatttaccttgattcatggacctaacattccaggttcctatgcaatactgttctttacagcatcagactttactttcaccaccagacacatccacagctgggtcttgtttctgctttggctcagcctcttcattccttctggagttatttctctgctcttctccagtagcatattgggcacctaccgacctggggatttcatctttctgtgtcatatctttttgccttttcatactgttcatagggttctcaaggcaagaatgctgaagtggtttgccattcccttttccagtggaacACGTTTAGCATATCCTAAAAGAAGTAATCAAGGGAGCTCAATCTACTAGAAATACTATGTAGTCTGTTTTCAGACTTTGTGGTCACtggtattttttataattttcacctACTGTCAGTCTTATAAACATTTTTGCCATTTATATTataccaagaaaaaaatgaatactaaaaatgagataatgaaaaaaaaaacacacagatttCTTTTGCTTCCAAATGATTCTACACCAGAATATTTTGCTGAAGTGATTTTAATCTACAGATGAAAGACTCTTTAAATGATACTCAGAATACATTACAAACTTGGTTTTAAATTAGATTTGAGTCTAGAACAGGACTCACTCACAATGACTCCAGAACACAATGTGGAAGTGCAACAGTAAGGTGATGACTTCTTAATTGTTCAAGGGGATAAAGATCTTCTTCAAATATGGATGGAAATTAATTTCTAAGAGTTATTCTCCTTTATAGACTACAATATTATTGTCGGTTTCATATACTTTTACTTTATAAAGAACTCCCACAGGAAGAAATTTCTGGAGGTTTTCCCAGATATATACGGCTACATTttctgttgtgctggagaagaaaaggaaagaaggtcaAAAGACAAATAAGCAAAACTTCATGTTTAATATTTACAGAGAATAAAAATTCTAGTTTTAAAAGATATCATTACactaaaaaaaagtcacacaatAATTAAGTAAAATGTTAAATTCTTCTATATAAAGTAAAACAGTCACTCACCTTACAATGTCTGCAAAATATGGCACATCTAGATCCAGATTCTTATGATCAAGGGGCTTCATAATTGCCTCCTATagacaaaacaaaggaaaatatcacTGATTCCATTTATGAATCATATTTCAAAGTGTCCTACCTTTGCCTCTAAATCTTATCATCTCGTCACTAATTCAGTACTTGCAAGAACTTTGTGTCTTACAAAACAATCTCAGAaagtttaaagttataaaataaaaaaaggcctAGCTCTCTATAATGGCTGGATATCCTCATTACTGAATGTAGAGAGGTAAGAAACCAAAAAACAGAGAATTCACTGGTTCTTTCTCATAACAAGCCTCTGTGATTCAGAATTTAGTTTAACACTTCTTGAATTCTGTCCAAAATGTTACCACAAATACTTTTCTCTAACAGTCTCACCTTCAGCACAATGCCACAATATAGTTAGGACACACTTTCAATGATTACTATGTTTTATAAAGCAGATTAAGACTGAAATTATGTAAGGTGTTCtgagtttctgccataaggagtACTTTAACAATGATCCTGGGCTcttagaaagaaaactaaaaacatgcAAAGACTGGCTTCTTAatacttatatatattatacacagcATTTTTGTCAATGGCAAGAATTGTAATTGCCTTATTCTTTGTaaactttccctggtggctcagatggtaaaagtgtctgcttgcaatgcgggaggacctaggttcaatccctgagtcgggaagatctcctggagaagcaaatggcaacccactccagtactcttgcctggaaaattccatggatggaggagcctagtaggctacagtccatggggtagcaaagagttggacacgactgagtgacttctttcacttcactttttgtattacttttagctattgtaaaaaaCCTAagcaatcttaaaaaattaataaactagtgaatataacaaaaaagaaacagactaacTAGATGAagaaaactagtggttaccagtggagagagagaagggaggaagggtaTAAAAGgatagaggattaagaggtatgaactattacatataaaataagctaaaagGACATACTGTACAACAtgaggaatacagccaatattttataacaactataaatggagtataacctttaaaaattgtcaatcactatactgtacacccataacatataatattatacatcaactgcacttcaattaaaaagaaagaatttgtaGAACAATCTAAGTTTCCATATGGTATGGTTCTAAGAAGGtacattaataataacaataacaatcgTTTTCTGAGAAAAATCAGAATCATATAAAAAGAGTAAGTCCTAAAccaaacagactttaaaataaatgatatccACATGgatatcaagaaaataaatccttgtttaatctttgttttaaCTGAAAACTCCTGTTCAGATCCCAACTTTTCCATTGAGACCTCTTCTACGGGGCTCTTTCTAATTTGTCTCTGTATGTCATAAGCCACTTTTAAAGTATGTGGTATGCAGCATCCTTCAAGTACacaaagatggggaaaaagtgcaGAGAATTTCTCCTCTGGTATTTCGCTGTATGCCTGCCTAGGGTGTTTCTTATAAAccttcatgtatatatatttatgtcacTAGTGTTTGCAAGAACTTTGTCTTTATAGCTTTCCTAAAGTACTTTGAGCACAGCACTGTttgctcactcactcattctccttttcatttattcaaccaacACTCACTTAACACTGAGTGTTCTTTACCTGCTATAAAGTCATGTGAGCACGCTGTGGCTACGAGTTATGTCTCATTCATCACTGGATTCCTAGTGCTCAGCTCAAAGACTGATGCAAAGCAGGCAAACTTGTTACATATATGTAAGATAAGCAACGTGAAAGAAGTAACGATTATTCATAACAACAGTTTTAATTAAACAAatgtcaaattttaaaacaaaagtaaggAGCAAAGTTGAAGCAAAACAAACAGGTGAAATGATGgcataataaaaacaaagctggatGGAAGGAAATCTAATTCCCAACTTTGCAAAGGATTAATTACATGACTGAGGGCAAGTAGGAGAGGTTAACTAGTCAGTATCTCTCAATCTCagtcaaaggaaggaagaagctgGCATGGATGACCTCTACAGTCTCTTACAATCCAAGAATTCTGTAATGATATAAGCAGTAAGTCTTTTACTGAAAACCTTCTTTTTTGTTATCCCTATCATCAACTGCCCCAGTGAGTTTATCGTAAAGCTGGAGTGAATAAAACAGGATAGTATTAAAATCTGTGATTAAAGATGTAAGGAAAATTCACCGATTTCAGGAATAGAAAGCTTCAAGGATAAAGCTGTGTCCTGAAAGAAGGGAAGAATTTGTTAAACAGAGGAAATCAGGATATGTCAACAAAGAAGACAAGATGAACACACTACATTCATTCCTATCACTGTAATACAACCATGACTAATTTCCATTCAGTCATCCCAACACCTTTAGAGAACACTGAGAGAAGCTCCTCCAACTATTAATACTACCTCATTCCCACACCCAATTCCACTTGCCAGGTCACAGGACCTCTGATGATACCTGGCTGGGAAAGTGAAAAGGGGGCCATCAAATATTATATTCTGAAGACAGCACAAAATAGTATCCAGCATGCCATTACCTCCATATACTTTTTGAGGTCagtcaaattcatgaccattccTGTAACAGGATCAACCTAAAGAATAAACAAAGGTGAGTATTACTATAGTATGCTCTTCATATTTTAACCTCTGGTAAATTACTAAAGACTGCAACATGTGCAGAAACTGGTCCCACAATGCCTTCATCCCCGAGACAATCCATCTCAGCATGGAAACACCAAGTACTCGAGGCTCCCTTTCCACTGCACTGCCCTTCTACCTGTCCACATACAGCACATGACGGATGATGCTTTGGGAGAGGAAAGGCCTGAAATGGCAGCAGCTCACCATCCACAAAGACCAACAATGAAGCAACATGAATCTGAACAGAACTTTTCAACACAGAATCCATCACTGTGGCTGAAAGAGGGCCCAGCAATCTGCACAAACCACAGACATGTTCAGCACGTACCTCTCCATGTACTGTCACCACAACTatggggaagaaaacaaaataaccaaaaaaccaacatgactttcttttttttttttccaacatgaCTTTCAACAGATTAACATCCAAACACAA is a window encoding:
- the PTS gene encoding 6-pyruvoyl tetrahydrobiopterin synthase isoform X1, with amino-acid sequence MNGAGSGPRRRARVSRLVSFSATHRLHSKSLSNEENLKLFGKCNNPNGHGHNYKVVVTVHGEVRAEHVCGLCRLLGPLSATVMDSVLKSSVQIHVASLLVFVDGELLPFQAFPLPKHHPSCAVCGQVEGQCSGKGASSTWCFHAEMDCLGDEGIVGPVSAHVAVFSNLPEVKI
- the PTS gene encoding 6-pyruvoyl tetrahydrobiopterin synthase isoform X2, with protein sequence MAMGTITKVDPVTGMVMNLTDLKKYMEEAIMKPLDHKNLDLDVPYFADIVSTTENVAVYIWENLQKFLPVGVLYKVKVYETDNNIVVYKGE